The Xenopus tropicalis strain Nigerian chromosome 2, UCB_Xtro_10.0, whole genome shotgun sequence genome window below encodes:
- the alkbh4 gene encoding alpha-ketoglutarate-dependent dioxygenase alkB homolog 4 isoform X1 encodes MAEVVCDAWKGCGCKGIRSCLLCERGATGAPKGLHKKLPFIYSPLEGIAKGLDGCWFHFPGVYLIQDFVTEDEEQHLVNFMDQEEWRLSQSGRRKQDFGPKVNFKKQKLRVGNFSGLPNVSQVIWERMKQHTVLEGFLPVEQCNLDYHSERGSSIDPHFDDSWLWGERLVSLNLLSDTVFTMTSDDVSSLQLMPVLQEGSELNSTSSDGNNASDMNHTQNPGYSKSQAKHVPYCDVEVAIRLPRRSLVVLYGDARYKWKHAIHRENIEHRRVCSTFRELSKEFSLGGKKEKLGEMLVNIALSFQGKPI; translated from the exons ATGGCCGAGGTTGTTTGCGATGCCTGGAAGGGCTGTGGGTGTAAAGGGATCCGGTCCTGTTTATTGTGTGAGCGTGGGGCAACGGGGGCACCTAAGGGGCTTCATAAG aaattacCTTTCATATACAGTCCATTAGAAGGCATAGCAAAGGGACTTGATGGCTGCTGGTTTCATTTCCCAGGTGTGTATCTGATACAAGACTTTGTGACGGAGGATGAGGAACAACACTTGGTAAATTTTATGGATCAAGAAGAGTGGCGGCTTTCGCAGTCTGGACGAAGGAAGCAG GACTTTGGTCCAAAGGTGAACTTCAAGAAACAGAAGCTAAGAGTTGGTAATTTCTCAGGTCTTCCTAATGTTAGCCAAGTGATTTGGGAAAGGATGAAGCAGCACACTGTCCTTGAAGGATTCCTGCCTGTTGAACAGTGCAATCTGGATTACCATTCAGAGAGAGGCTCGTCCATTGATCCACACTTTGATGACTCTTGGCTTTGGGGTGAACGTCTGGTTAGCCTAAATCTTCTTTCTGATACTGTGTTCACCATGACAAGCGATGATGTAAGTAGCCTTCAACTGATGCCGGTTCTACAGGAAGGATCGGAACTAAATTCAACCAGTTCAGATGGTAACAATGCTAGTGATATGAACCATACACAGAATCCAGGATATAGTAAATCTCAGGCCAAGCATGTTCCCTACTGCGATGTGGAAGTAGCCATACGTTTACCACGAAGGTCTTTGGTGGTTTTATACGGAGATGCCCGATACAAATGGAAACATGCCATTCATCGTGAAAACATAGAGCACCGGCGAGTTTGTAGCACTTTTAGGGAACTGTCAAAAGAGTTCAGCTTGggtggaaagaaagaaaaactcGGGGAAATGTTAGTGAATATAGCTCTTAGCTTCCAGGGGAAACCAATATAA
- the alkbh4 gene encoding alpha-ketoglutarate-dependent dioxygenase alkB homolog 4 isoform X2 gives MPGRAVGVKGSGPVYCKLPFIYSPLEGIAKGLDGCWFHFPGVYLIQDFVTEDEEQHLVNFMDQEEWRLSQSGRRKQDFGPKVNFKKQKLRVGNFSGLPNVSQVIWERMKQHTVLEGFLPVEQCNLDYHSERGSSIDPHFDDSWLWGERLVSLNLLSDTVFTMTSDDVSSLQLMPVLQEGSELNSTSSDGNNASDMNHTQNPGYSKSQAKHVPYCDVEVAIRLPRRSLVVLYGDARYKWKHAIHRENIEHRRVCSTFRELSKEFSLGGKKEKLGEMLVNIALSFQGKPI, from the exons ATGCCTGGAAGGGCTGTGGGTGTAAAGGGATCCGGTCCTGTTTATTGT aaattacCTTTCATATACAGTCCATTAGAAGGCATAGCAAAGGGACTTGATGGCTGCTGGTTTCATTTCCCAGGTGTGTATCTGATACAAGACTTTGTGACGGAGGATGAGGAACAACACTTGGTAAATTTTATGGATCAAGAAGAGTGGCGGCTTTCGCAGTCTGGACGAAGGAAGCAG GACTTTGGTCCAAAGGTGAACTTCAAGAAACAGAAGCTAAGAGTTGGTAATTTCTCAGGTCTTCCTAATGTTAGCCAAGTGATTTGGGAAAGGATGAAGCAGCACACTGTCCTTGAAGGATTCCTGCCTGTTGAACAGTGCAATCTGGATTACCATTCAGAGAGAGGCTCGTCCATTGATCCACACTTTGATGACTCTTGGCTTTGGGGTGAACGTCTGGTTAGCCTAAATCTTCTTTCTGATACTGTGTTCACCATGACAAGCGATGATGTAAGTAGCCTTCAACTGATGCCGGTTCTACAGGAAGGATCGGAACTAAATTCAACCAGTTCAGATGGTAACAATGCTAGTGATATGAACCATACACAGAATCCAGGATATAGTAAATCTCAGGCCAAGCATGTTCCCTACTGCGATGTGGAAGTAGCCATACGTTTACCACGAAGGTCTTTGGTGGTTTTATACGGAGATGCCCGATACAAATGGAAACATGCCATTCATCGTGAAAACATAGAGCACCGGCGAGTTTGTAGCACTTTTAGGGAACTGTCAAAAGAGTTCAGCTTGggtggaaagaaagaaaaactcGGGGAAATGTTAGTGAATATAGCTCTTAGCTTCCAGGGGAAACCAATATAA
- the alkbh4 gene encoding alpha-ketoglutarate-dependent dioxygenase alkB homolog 4 isoform X3, producing MLSSLKLPFIYSPLEGIAKGLDGCWFHFPGVYLIQDFVTEDEEQHLVNFMDQEEWRLSQSGRRKQDFGPKVNFKKQKLRVGNFSGLPNVSQVIWERMKQHTVLEGFLPVEQCNLDYHSERGSSIDPHFDDSWLWGERLVSLNLLSDTVFTMTSDDVSSLQLMPVLQEGSELNSTSSDGNNASDMNHTQNPGYSKSQAKHVPYCDVEVAIRLPRRSLVVLYGDARYKWKHAIHRENIEHRRVCSTFRELSKEFSLGGKKEKLGEMLVNIALSFQGKPI from the exons ATGCTGAGCTCCTTG aaattacCTTTCATATACAGTCCATTAGAAGGCATAGCAAAGGGACTTGATGGCTGCTGGTTTCATTTCCCAGGTGTGTATCTGATACAAGACTTTGTGACGGAGGATGAGGAACAACACTTGGTAAATTTTATGGATCAAGAAGAGTGGCGGCTTTCGCAGTCTGGACGAAGGAAGCAG GACTTTGGTCCAAAGGTGAACTTCAAGAAACAGAAGCTAAGAGTTGGTAATTTCTCAGGTCTTCCTAATGTTAGCCAAGTGATTTGGGAAAGGATGAAGCAGCACACTGTCCTTGAAGGATTCCTGCCTGTTGAACAGTGCAATCTGGATTACCATTCAGAGAGAGGCTCGTCCATTGATCCACACTTTGATGACTCTTGGCTTTGGGGTGAACGTCTGGTTAGCCTAAATCTTCTTTCTGATACTGTGTTCACCATGACAAGCGATGATGTAAGTAGCCTTCAACTGATGCCGGTTCTACAGGAAGGATCGGAACTAAATTCAACCAGTTCAGATGGTAACAATGCTAGTGATATGAACCATACACAGAATCCAGGATATAGTAAATCTCAGGCCAAGCATGTTCCCTACTGCGATGTGGAAGTAGCCATACGTTTACCACGAAGGTCTTTGGTGGTTTTATACGGAGATGCCCGATACAAATGGAAACATGCCATTCATCGTGAAAACATAGAGCACCGGCGAGTTTGTAGCACTTTTAGGGAACTGTCAAAAGAGTTCAGCTTGggtggaaagaaagaaaaactcGGGGAAATGTTAGTGAATATAGCTCTTAGCTTCCAGGGGAAACCAATATAA
- the alkbh4 gene encoding alpha-ketoglutarate-dependent dioxygenase alkB homolog 4 isoform X4 — MDQEEWRLSQSGRRKQDFGPKVNFKKQKLRVGNFSGLPNVSQVIWERMKQHTVLEGFLPVEQCNLDYHSERGSSIDPHFDDSWLWGERLVSLNLLSDTVFTMTSDDVSSLQLMPVLQEGSELNSTSSDGNNASDMNHTQNPGYSKSQAKHVPYCDVEVAIRLPRRSLVVLYGDARYKWKHAIHRENIEHRRVCSTFRELSKEFSLGGKKEKLGEMLVNIALSFQGKPI; from the exons ATGGATCAAGAAGAGTGGCGGCTTTCGCAGTCTGGACGAAGGAAGCAG GACTTTGGTCCAAAGGTGAACTTCAAGAAACAGAAGCTAAGAGTTGGTAATTTCTCAGGTCTTCCTAATGTTAGCCAAGTGATTTGGGAAAGGATGAAGCAGCACACTGTCCTTGAAGGATTCCTGCCTGTTGAACAGTGCAATCTGGATTACCATTCAGAGAGAGGCTCGTCCATTGATCCACACTTTGATGACTCTTGGCTTTGGGGTGAACGTCTGGTTAGCCTAAATCTTCTTTCTGATACTGTGTTCACCATGACAAGCGATGATGTAAGTAGCCTTCAACTGATGCCGGTTCTACAGGAAGGATCGGAACTAAATTCAACCAGTTCAGATGGTAACAATGCTAGTGATATGAACCATACACAGAATCCAGGATATAGTAAATCTCAGGCCAAGCATGTTCCCTACTGCGATGTGGAAGTAGCCATACGTTTACCACGAAGGTCTTTGGTGGTTTTATACGGAGATGCCCGATACAAATGGAAACATGCCATTCATCGTGAAAACATAGAGCACCGGCGAGTTTGTAGCACTTTTAGGGAACTGTCAAAAGAGTTCAGCTTGggtggaaagaaagaaaaactcGGGGAAATGTTAGTGAATATAGCTCTTAGCTTCCAGGGGAAACCAATATAA
- the sh2b2 gene encoding SH2B adapter protein 2 isoform X2, which yields MNGDAVSKDSSSQPPDWKEFCELHAQAAAVDFAQKFCRFLKENPHYNAPGAETSFSHHFAANFLDFFSFEVSRVYVSDSPTKYNIVPFVGLQNCQVPLARNFVPRKEETSTESLDSMDNPVTNRYLSRTQARVHKVSSYGHSRSSEDVSVHDSSKSKFKKGFSLRNMSLCVVDGVKEMWHRKSSPEPSLDNGTIRRSDREHCTSGSKEHVEPREKWTQKLRLSKMQASKIDVVDIQREGTLRYMVADDSNCVGSSQWQKCRLLLRKAVKMEGERFLLEFYVPPKSSKPKVSIPLSAILEVRTTMPLEMPDKDNTFVLKVENSAEYILETIDSLQKHSWVADIQDCIDPGDSGDDIELSSCEQGTCLAGQASSCSCEFLADGSFRPLETCATDFPGASAVPPHPTCAPPQPRNRDMSSAEHLIHVPLEHFLQTLEPPTSNHLPGEEGEEEIEINLSDFPWFHGTLSRIRAAQLVLSGGTRSHGLFVIRQSETRPGEYVLTFNFQGKAKHLRLSLNETGQCHVQHLWFQTIFDMLKHFHSHPIPLESGGSADITLRSFVVAQRQLSDPAPPQNVSVQQQNCRTETQSQHYFTSSGASNMQPVSPPESSASAPAPHPAYHRVEGTLGTRSRSNSAELLLESPNGSTEDYHESDGSRSRTRAVENQYSFY from the exons ATGAATGGTGATGCAGTTAGTAAAGACTCTTCCTCTCAGCCTCCTGACTGGAAGGAATTTTGTGAGCTTCATGCACAAGCGGCTGCCGTGGACTTTGCACAGAAATTCTGCAGATTTCTGAAGGAGAATCCTCATTACAATGCTCCTGGGGCTGAAACATCATTCTCTCATCATTTTGCTGCCAATTTTCTAGACTTCTTCAGTTTTGAGGTCAGCAGGGTATATGTGTCAGATTCGCCCACAAAATACAACATAGTTCCTTTTGTAGGTCTACAAAACTGCCAGGTGCCTTTAGCAAGAAATTTTGTACCCAGAAAAGAAGAAACGTCCACAGAATCTTTAGACAGCATGGACAATCCAGTCACAAATCGCTATCTAAGCCGGACTCAGGCTCGTGTACATAAAGTCTCATCTTATGGCCACTCACGAAGTTCCGAAGATGTTTCGGTTCACGACAGCTcaaaatccaaatttaaaaaggGCTTCTCTTTACGGAATATGAGCTTGTGTGTCGTGGATGGAGTGAAGGAAATGTGGCATAGAAAGTCTTCTCCTGAGCCAAGTTTGGATAATGGGACAATAAGGCGCTCTGATCGTGAGCATTGTACTTCTGGTAGCAAGGAACACGTCGAGCCACGAGAAAAATGGACCCAAAAATTGCGACTTTCAAAAATGCAAGCATCAAAAATAGATGTTGTTGACATTCAGAGAGAGGGAACTCTCAGGTACATGGTGGCAGATGATTCAAATTGTGTTGGCAGCTCTCAGTGGCAGAAATGCCGCTTACTTTTAAGGAAAGCAGTGAAAATGGAGGGAGAAAGATTCCTGCTTGAATTTTATGTGCCTCCAAAG TCTTCAAAACCTAAAGTAAGCATTCCACTCTCTGCTATTTTGGAGGTGCGGACCACCATGCCCCTAGAGATGCCAGATAAAGACAACACATTTGTGCTAAAG gtAGAAAACAGTGCAGAGTATATTTTGGAAACGATTGACTCTCTTCAGAAGCACTCGTGGGTAGCTGATATACAGGACTGTATTGATCCTGG AGATAGTGGGGATGACATAGAACTTTCATCTTGTGAACAGGGAACCTGCTTAGCAGGCCAAGCCTCTTCATGTAGCTGTGAGTTTTTGGCTGATG GATCTTTCCGACCTCTGGAGACATGTGCTACAGATTTTCCTGGCGCGTCTGCAGTTCCACCTCATCCAACTTGTGCACCACCCCAGCCCAGAAACAGAGATATGTCTTCTGCAGAACATCTCATACACGTCCCACTTGAACATTTTCTACAGACTTTGGAGCCCCCCACTTCTAACCACTTACCAG GTGAGGAAGGCGAGGAGGAAATTGAGATAAATCTCTCTGATTTCCCTTGGTTCCATGGAACACTGTCACGGATCAGAGCTGCTCAGCTAGTACTTTCTGGTGGAACTCGGAGTCATGGACTTTTTGTTATTCGTCAAAGTGAGACACGTCCTGGAGAATATGTACTGACCTTCAACTTTCAAGGGAAAGCTAAG CACCTGCGGTTGTCTTTAAATGAAACGGGCCAGTGCCATGTGCAGCATCTCTGGTTTCAGACCATATTTGACATGCTTAAGCACTTTCATTCACATCCGATCCCACTGGAATCTGGAGGATCTGCTGACATTACCCTGCGCAGCTTTGTTGTAGCCCAGCGCCAATTATCAG ATCCTGCACCTCCCCAAAACGTGAGTGTCCAGCAACAAAACTGTAGGACTGAAACTCAATCTCAACACTACTTTACCAGTTCTGGGGCAAGTAACATGCAGCCAGTGTCTCCCCCCGAGAGCTCTGCCTCAGCCCCAGCCCCTCACCCAGCATACCACCGAGTAGAAGGCACCCTCGGCACCCGGAGCCGTAGCAACAGTGCAGAACTTTTGCTAGAATCACCCAATGGGAGCACAGAAGATTACCATGAAAGTGATGGGTCTCGAAGTAGAACTAGGGCTGTTGAGAACCAGTATTCTTTTTACTAA
- the sh2b2 gene encoding SH2B adapter protein 2 isoform X1, whose product MNGDAVSKDSSSQPPDWKEFCELHAQAAAVDFAQKFCRFLKENPHYNAPGAETSFSHHFAANFLDFFSFEVSRVYVSDSPTKYNIVPFVGLQNCQVPLARNFVPRKEETSTESLDSMDNPVTNRYLSRTQARVHKVSSYGHSRSSEDVSVHDSSKSKFKKGFSLRNMSLCVVDGVKEMWHRKSSPEPSLDNGTIRRSDREHCTSGSKEHVEPREKWTQKLRLSKMQASKIDVVDIQREGTLRYMVADDSNCVGSSQWQKCRLLLRKAVKMEGERFLLEFYVPPKSSKPKVSIPLSAILEVRTTMPLEMPDKDNTFVLKVENSAEYILETIDSLQKHSWVADIQDCIDPGDSGDDIELSSCEQGTCLAGQASSCSCEFLADGSFRPLETCATDFPGASAVPPHPTCAPPQPRNRDMSSAEHLIHVPLEHFLQTLEPPTSNHLPGEEGEEEIEINLSDFPWFHGTLSRIRAAQLVLSGGTRSHGLFVIRQSETRPGEYVLTFNFQGKAKHLRLSLNETGQCHVQHLWFQTIFDMLKHFHSHPIPLESGGSADITLRSFVVAQRQLSADPAPPQNVSVQQQNCRTETQSQHYFTSSGASNMQPVSPPESSASAPAPHPAYHRVEGTLGTRSRSNSAELLLESPNGSTEDYHESDGSRSRTRAVENQYSFY is encoded by the exons ATGAATGGTGATGCAGTTAGTAAAGACTCTTCCTCTCAGCCTCCTGACTGGAAGGAATTTTGTGAGCTTCATGCACAAGCGGCTGCCGTGGACTTTGCACAGAAATTCTGCAGATTTCTGAAGGAGAATCCTCATTACAATGCTCCTGGGGCTGAAACATCATTCTCTCATCATTTTGCTGCCAATTTTCTAGACTTCTTCAGTTTTGAGGTCAGCAGGGTATATGTGTCAGATTCGCCCACAAAATACAACATAGTTCCTTTTGTAGGTCTACAAAACTGCCAGGTGCCTTTAGCAAGAAATTTTGTACCCAGAAAAGAAGAAACGTCCACAGAATCTTTAGACAGCATGGACAATCCAGTCACAAATCGCTATCTAAGCCGGACTCAGGCTCGTGTACATAAAGTCTCATCTTATGGCCACTCACGAAGTTCCGAAGATGTTTCGGTTCACGACAGCTcaaaatccaaatttaaaaaggGCTTCTCTTTACGGAATATGAGCTTGTGTGTCGTGGATGGAGTGAAGGAAATGTGGCATAGAAAGTCTTCTCCTGAGCCAAGTTTGGATAATGGGACAATAAGGCGCTCTGATCGTGAGCATTGTACTTCTGGTAGCAAGGAACACGTCGAGCCACGAGAAAAATGGACCCAAAAATTGCGACTTTCAAAAATGCAAGCATCAAAAATAGATGTTGTTGACATTCAGAGAGAGGGAACTCTCAGGTACATGGTGGCAGATGATTCAAATTGTGTTGGCAGCTCTCAGTGGCAGAAATGCCGCTTACTTTTAAGGAAAGCAGTGAAAATGGAGGGAGAAAGATTCCTGCTTGAATTTTATGTGCCTCCAAAG TCTTCAAAACCTAAAGTAAGCATTCCACTCTCTGCTATTTTGGAGGTGCGGACCACCATGCCCCTAGAGATGCCAGATAAAGACAACACATTTGTGCTAAAG gtAGAAAACAGTGCAGAGTATATTTTGGAAACGATTGACTCTCTTCAGAAGCACTCGTGGGTAGCTGATATACAGGACTGTATTGATCCTGG AGATAGTGGGGATGACATAGAACTTTCATCTTGTGAACAGGGAACCTGCTTAGCAGGCCAAGCCTCTTCATGTAGCTGTGAGTTTTTGGCTGATG GATCTTTCCGACCTCTGGAGACATGTGCTACAGATTTTCCTGGCGCGTCTGCAGTTCCACCTCATCCAACTTGTGCACCACCCCAGCCCAGAAACAGAGATATGTCTTCTGCAGAACATCTCATACACGTCCCACTTGAACATTTTCTACAGACTTTGGAGCCCCCCACTTCTAACCACTTACCAG GTGAGGAAGGCGAGGAGGAAATTGAGATAAATCTCTCTGATTTCCCTTGGTTCCATGGAACACTGTCACGGATCAGAGCTGCTCAGCTAGTACTTTCTGGTGGAACTCGGAGTCATGGACTTTTTGTTATTCGTCAAAGTGAGACACGTCCTGGAGAATATGTACTGACCTTCAACTTTCAAGGGAAAGCTAAG CACCTGCGGTTGTCTTTAAATGAAACGGGCCAGTGCCATGTGCAGCATCTCTGGTTTCAGACCATATTTGACATGCTTAAGCACTTTCATTCACATCCGATCCCACTGGAATCTGGAGGATCTGCTGACATTACCCTGCGCAGCTTTGTTGTAGCCCAGCGCCAATTATCAG CAGATCCTGCACCTCCCCAAAACGTGAGTGTCCAGCAACAAAACTGTAGGACTGAAACTCAATCTCAACACTACTTTACCAGTTCTGGGGCAAGTAACATGCAGCCAGTGTCTCCCCCCGAGAGCTCTGCCTCAGCCCCAGCCCCTCACCCAGCATACCACCGAGTAGAAGGCACCCTCGGCACCCGGAGCCGTAGCAACAGTGCAGAACTTTTGCTAGAATCACCCAATGGGAGCACAGAAGATTACCATGAAAGTGATGGGTCTCGAAGTAGAACTAGGGCTGTTGAGAACCAGTATTCTTTTTACTAA